A window from Manis javanica isolate MJ-LG chromosome 10, MJ_LKY, whole genome shotgun sequence encodes these proteins:
- the A4GALT gene encoding lactosylceramide 4-alpha-galactosyltransferase gives MESFWKGRVCVGREGWLLSQGVSRRPARLPASPPHHHGPSRLTSWFLLEAPGVIWETMSRPPDWLLRLLWGTPRQRICTLFIISFKFTFFVSVMIYWHIVGEPRGQGQFSNLPVDISCPHLVPPTPPSTPLPGNIFFLETSDRTNPNFLFMCSVESAARAHPGSQVVVLMKGLHGGSPSLPRHLGLSLLGCFPNVQILPLDLEGLFRDTPLATWYVAVQRRWEPYLLPVLSDASRIALMWKFGGIYLDTDFIVLKNLRNLTNVLGTQSRYVLNGAFLAFERHHEFMALCMRDFVAHYNGWIWGHQGPQLLTRVFKKWCSIRSLDESHSCRGVTTLPCEAFYPIPWQNWKRYFEDVSPEELPRLLNATYAVHVWNKKSQGTHFEATSRVLLAQLHARYCPTTHEAIKMYL, from the exons ATGGAGAGCTTTTGGAAGGGCCGTGTTTGTGTTGGCAGAGAAGGTTGGCTGCTGAGCCAGGGTGTGTCTCGGAGGCCTGCCAGGTTGCCTGCATCCCCCCCTCACCACCATGGGCCATCCAGGCTG ACCAGCTGGTTCCTGCTGGAGGCACCTGGTGTCATCTGGGAGACCATGTCCAGGCCCCCCGACTGGCTGCTGCGGCTGCTCTGGGGCACCCCAAGGCAGCGGATCTGCACCCTGTTCATCATCAGCTTCAAGTTCACATTTTTTGTCTCTGTCATGATCTACTGGCACATTGTGGGGGAGCCCAGAGGCCAAGGACAATTCTCCAACCTGCCTGTTGACATCTCCTGCCCCCACTTGGTGCCCCCCacacctccctccacccctctTCCAGGCAACATCTTCTTCCTGGAGACTTCAGACCGGACCAACCCCAACTTCCTGTTCATGTGCTCGGTGGAGTCGGCAGCCAGGGCCCACCCCGGGTCCCAGGTGGTGGTCCTGATGAAGGGGCTGCATGgtggcagcccctccctgccccggcACCTGGGCCTCTCGCTTCTGGGCTGCTTCCCCAATGTGCAGATCCTCCCGCTGGACCTGGAGGGACTGTTCCGGGACACGCCCCTGGCAACCTGGTACGTGGCTGTGCAGCGGCGGTGGGAGCCCTACCTGCTGCCCGTGCTCTCCGACGCCTCCAGGATCGCGCTCATGTGGAAGTTCGGCGGCATCTACCTGGACACAGACTTCATTGTCCTCAAGAACCTGAGGAACCTCACCAATGTGCTGGGCACCCAGTCTCGCTACGTCCTCAATGGTGCCTTCCTGGCCTTCGAGCGCCACCACGAGTTCATGGCACTGTGCATGCGTGACTTCGTGGCGCACTACAACGGCTGGATCTGGGGCCACCAGGGCCCACAGCTGCTCACGCGGGTCTTCAAGAAGTGGTGCTCTATCCGCAGCCTGGATGAGAGCCACTCCTGCCGCGGCGTCACCACCCTGCCCTGTGAGGCCTTCTACCCCATCCCCTGGCAGAACTGGAAGAGGTACTTTGAGGACGTCAGCCCCGAGGAGCTGCCCCGGCTGCTCAATGCTACCTACGCCGTCCACGTGTGGAACAAGAAGAGCCAGGGCACACACTTTGAGGCCACGTCCAGGGTGCTGCTGGCCCAGCTCCATGCCCGCTACTGCCCCACAACGCACGAGGCCATAAAAATGTACTTGTGA